In Corynebacterium guangdongense, one DNA window encodes the following:
- a CDS encoding Ppx/GppA phosphatase family protein yields MRLGVLDVGSNTVHLVAVDARDGGRPTPMSDWKTGLRLVEMLDGDGAIDDKGMKKLTEAVAEAADLVDKLGCQEMIPFATSAVRSATNSEAVLDHVEKETGVRLEILSGEEEANLTFLAARRWYGWSAGRITNLDIGGGSLEMSTGLDEHPQIAVSLDLGAGRLTHEWFDTDPPERKKINTLRDYIDAELARPAADFKAIGVEGLAVGTSKTFRTLARLTGAAPSSAGPYVQRTLTAPGLRQLISFISRMTAADRAELEGISSDRSHQIVAGALVAEASMRALGLEKLEICPWALREGVILRRLDKGTGIE; encoded by the coding sequence GTGCGTTTAGGTGTATTGGATGTGGGAAGCAACACGGTTCATCTCGTGGCGGTTGACGCCAGGGACGGTGGTCGACCGACCCCGATGAGCGACTGGAAGACCGGGCTCCGGCTCGTCGAGATGCTCGACGGGGACGGGGCCATCGACGACAAGGGCATGAAGAAGTTGACCGAGGCGGTCGCCGAGGCCGCGGATCTCGTCGACAAACTCGGCTGCCAGGAGATGATCCCGTTCGCGACGTCCGCCGTGCGATCGGCGACGAACTCCGAAGCGGTCCTTGACCACGTGGAGAAGGAGACCGGCGTGCGCCTGGAGATCCTCTCCGGTGAAGAGGAGGCCAACCTGACCTTCCTCGCGGCCCGCCGCTGGTATGGCTGGTCCGCCGGCCGCATCACCAACCTCGACATCGGCGGCGGCTCGCTCGAGATGTCCACCGGTCTCGACGAACATCCGCAGATCGCCGTCTCCCTCGACCTCGGCGCCGGCCGCCTGACCCACGAATGGTTCGACACCGACCCGCCGGAGCGCAAGAAGATCAACACCTTGCGCGACTACATCGACGCCGAGCTCGCCCGTCCCGCCGCTGACTTCAAGGCCATTGGTGTGGAGGGCCTCGCCGTCGGCACCTCCAAGACCTTCCGTACCCTCGCCCGACTGACCGGCGCCGCGCCCTCCTCGGCCGGGCCTTACGTCCAGCGCACCCTGACCGCGCCGGGCCTGCGTCAGTTGATCTCCTTCATTTCCAGGATGACCGCCGCGGACCGAGCCGAGCTCGAGGGCATCAGCTCCGACCGATCCCACCAGATCGTCGCGGGTGCCCTCGTCGCCGAGGCCTCGATGCGCGCCCTGGGCCTCGAGAAACTGGAGATCTGTCCGTGGGCTCTGCGAGAAGGGGTGATTTTGCGTCGACTGGACAAGGGGACTGGAATAGAGTGA